One window of Falsibacillus pallidus genomic DNA carries:
- a CDS encoding toxic anion resistance protein has product MSEDSIIRSRLHAYSSELLTFLNSSRLRQVDKQLKQLIQTIEKADFKKLSAAGGIRGFFRIGRVKKSRSTFSNFKQLEVQIDKLHLHLEMISKNELINELERIEVLKVKYQKLLIELNDQSSSISEDESNWNQSILSEAFSQVLSMEASLNYYLKSVEKVIITTIPSWKKQFQAAMDLAVEAASFKEMNKIHSELLTDISILAYHEKN; this is encoded by the coding sequence ATGAGCGAAGATAGCATCATCCGCAGCAGACTTCATGCATACTCTTCCGAACTATTGACTTTTTTAAATTCCAGCCGACTCCGTCAGGTCGATAAACAGTTAAAACAATTAATCCAAACAATTGAGAAGGCAGACTTTAAAAAATTATCAGCTGCGGGCGGAATTAGAGGATTCTTTCGTATTGGCAGAGTAAAAAAATCACGTTCCACATTTTCAAATTTCAAACAGCTGGAGGTTCAAATAGATAAACTTCATCTGCATCTCGAAATGATTTCAAAAAATGAACTCATCAATGAATTGGAAAGAATTGAAGTATTAAAAGTAAAATACCAAAAGCTTTTAATAGAATTGAATGACCAATCGAGTTCAATCAGTGAGGATGAATCTAATTGGAATCAATCCATCCTATCTGAAGCATTTTCACAAGTATTATCAATGGAAGCTTCCTTGAATTACTATTTAAAATCAGTGGAGAAAGTCATTATTACCACAATACCTTCCTGGAAAAAGCAATTTCAAGCAGCCATGGATCTTGCTGTGGAGGCCGCCAGCTTTAAAGAAATGAACAAAATCCATTCTGAATTGCTGACGGACATTTCTATACTTGCATATCACGAAAAAAACTGA
- a CDS encoding 5-bromo-4-chloroindolyl phosphate hydrolysis family protein, with protein sequence MMSFIRFAVRSLLGVCSGFIVWLFSFFNLDFTFLLSSLTAVGASIIIYFIVKWIQLAKIYRKYGLTRKEYQFILKNLKQASSKLRRLQRSIMNLRSISAFRQFYETQKLSRKIVKTVKIQPHLFFASEEFFYKDLDSAVEITEKYSLLSSQAPVNPDVRHTLQEAKNSISIVNSKLESDLMKLLSPEIQKLNVEIDYIKLHNQWDQNKNGIKK encoded by the coding sequence ATGATGTCATTCATTCGTTTTGCCGTAAGAAGCTTACTTGGGGTATGCTCTGGATTCATCGTATGGCTCTTTAGTTTTTTTAATTTGGATTTCACTTTTCTCCTCTCTTCCTTAACAGCAGTAGGAGCGTCTATAATCATTTATTTCATCGTAAAGTGGATTCAGCTGGCTAAAATCTATAGGAAATATGGATTGACTCGAAAAGAATATCAGTTCATCCTTAAAAATCTAAAGCAGGCAAGCAGCAAATTAAGAAGACTTCAAAGGTCCATCATGAATCTCAGGTCAATATCTGCTTTTCGCCAGTTCTATGAAACCCAAAAGCTTTCACGAAAAATCGTAAAGACAGTTAAAATCCAGCCGCATCTATTCTTCGCAAGTGAAGAATTTTTTTATAAGGATCTGGATTCTGCTGTAGAAATTACAGAAAAATATTCTCTTTTATCAAGCCAGGCGCCTGTGAATCCGGATGTGCGCCATACGCTTCAAGAAGCAAAAAACAGCATCTCGATTGTCAATTCCAAGTTGGAATCAGACTTGATGAAACTCCTCTCACCTGAAATCCAAAAGTTGAATGTTGAAATAGACTACATTAAGCTCCATAATCAATGGGACCAAAATAAGAATGGAATTAAAAAATGA